The DNA sequence AGATCGGCCCCGGAATGCCGATTTCGCCCCTGCCACAGAAACCGGCTACCTGACTCCCCCGCAGGCCCGGTTTCCGCGCGGCGCCCCGACCTTTTCTCAGGTCGCGGGCGCCGTTTTCACGAGCAGACCGACCAAAGCGGCGACGTCGGCGCGGTCGGCCTTGGCTGGCGGCATGAAGGCGCAATAGGGGTGACCAAGGCGCACCGAGACCGATGACAGCGCGATCAGGCGCCCTGCCTCCAGATCGGCCTGCGCCATCACCCGCTGGCCGAGGGCAATGCCCAGGCCGAGCCTCGCCGAGGCGATCGCCAGGCTGGACAGGCCGACGCGGCGGCCATGCGACGGGTCGGGCGACCGGCTGGATCCGCATGCCGCGAACCAGTCGGTCCAACTCGGGTGCGAGGCATAGTTCGGTCCCCAATTGGTATGGATGAACTGGCTCTCATGCAAATCGGTGAGCCTCGCATCGCCATTGCCGTGCCGCTGCCAGAATTCCAGCGCGCAGACCGGCAGCACCTCGTCATGGACCAGGCGGACCATCCGCAGGCCGGGATAGTGATAGTCGCCATAGCTGATGCGCACGTCGACATTCTGGCGCACCAGATCGATCGGATCATCCTCGGCTCGCACATCGATCGCCATATGTGGGAAGGCATCCAGGAGTACGGCCAGCCTCGGCGCCAGCCACAGCTCGGCAAGCGAGAACGGCACGCTGACGACTAGTCGCGTCCTCAGGCCCCCTTCCAGCATGCGCTGGCCGATCGCGGCAATGTCGCCGAGCGCGCGCGCCGTCTGCGGATACATGGCGTGCCCGGCATCGGTCAGCGCGATGCGGTTGCCCGTGCGCACGAAAAGCTGCTTGCCGAACCAGGCTTCGAGATTGCGGATCTGCTGGCTGACCGCCGCCGAGGACACGCCGAGCTCGGCTGCGGCCAAGGTGAAGCTGCCTGACCGGGCCGCGACCTCGAACGCCTTGATCGCATTCAGCGGCGGCAGCCGGTCCAAATCAGGCTCCTGAAGTTTTTCTTGGCCAATCCTAATAATTTCCGGTGTTGAGAGAAAGAATTTTTTGCCGTCTTCTGTGCCTAACGTTGGAGCACATGACATGAAAGACATTCTCGATCTCGACCGCTATCCGCTCGACCGTGAAGGCAGCGTCGAATGGAACCGCCTCGTCGGACAGTCGAGCGCGGCGCTGGAAGCCGACGGCATGTTCAATCTCGAAGCTTTCTTGAAGCCCGGCGTCGCCGAACAGGCGGTGCGGGAGATCAAGCCGGTCATGGACACGCAATCCCATGTCCACAAGCGCATGCACAACATCTACTTCAAGCCGAGCATTCCCGAACTGGCGCCCGATCATCCCGCATTGCGCAAGGTCGAGACCGTCAGCCACACGGTCTGCGCCGACCAAATTCCCGGCAGCACGGTGATGGCGATCTATGAGTATGAGCCGCTGGTGCGTTTCCTCGCGGCGACGATGGGCAAGGCAAAGCTGCACGTCATGGAGGATCCGCTGGCCCGCACCAATGTCATGGCCTATCGCGCCGGCGAAGCGCTGAACTGGCACTTCGACCGCTCGGAATTCACCACCACCTTGCTGCTGCAGCAGGCGCAACGCGGCGGCGACCTCGAATACCGCACCGATCTCAGGTCGGATGACAACCCGAACTACGAGGGCGTCGCCCGGCTGCTCGAAGGACGTGACCCCGACGCCAGGATCCTGCGCATGAAACCAGGCACGCTGAACGTGTTTCGCGGCAAGAACACCGCGCATCGTGTCACCACGGTCAAAGGTGAACGCGAACGGATGATCGCGGTGTTCTCCTACTATGAGAAGCCAGGCGTGATGTTCAGCGAGGAGGAGCGCGTCGGCTTCTATGGCCGTGCGGCTTGACCCAGCCCTTCGCACCCCGGCCCGGGCCGCGAAGCGAAGATAAGAATTCGAGCAGAGCCTCTTGTTAGATTGTCGACAATCTGATTGTCTCTGCTCTGTTCTCGCGGGAGTGGGGCGGATGGTGAAGACGAAATTCAGCCCGATCGCCGACACGACACGCCGTGCCGAAATCGTGGCACTGCTCAGACGCGCGATCCTGACCGGTCAGCTCGAGCCAGGCCAGAAGCTCAACGAGCTCAGGATTTCCGAACAGATGCGGGTCAGCCGCGCCCCGCTGCGCGAGGCGATGCGCGAGCTGGTCCAGGAAGGCATACTGACCAGCATTCCCTATGCAGGCACCTTCGTCATCAATGTCACCGCCAAGGACATCGACGACGTCTATTCGCTCAACAAGGTGCTCGACGAATTCGCCATCGAGCGGACGTGGGAACTGCGCGACCAGCGCTTTTTCGATGAGCTCGACCGGCGCCACGAGGCGGTGAAGCAGGCGACGCGCGACCGCGACACCACGCGCCAGATTGAGACCGCGCTGCAACTGCATGGCCTGATCTATGAATGGGCCGACAATTCAGTGCTCTTGGAAACCTGGCAAAGACTGACCAGCCGTTTGCAGATGTATTTCGCCTTGCACCAGCAGGCACGCAACGAAGCCGTGCCCGCCGAAGACGTTCACGAGACTTATGTGCGGCTGCTCAAGAGCGACGACATGCGTGCCGCCCAGCGCCACGCACGCGAGCATATCGACCACGATTTCGAAGAGCTTCTTGCCTATGCGCGCGGCCTCGAAAAGCGTTCGTCGAAAGGCGCCTGACCCTCCCCCTCACCGCGGATAATGGATACCCCACGTGCAGATCGAAACCATCAAAGCCTATCACGTCGTGCAGCCTTTCGTGGATGGCCCCTATCGCATGTCCAAGGGGCGTGTGGCCGACTGCTTCGACGCGGTGATCGTCTCCATCACCTCCGACAGCGGCGTCACCGGCTGGGGTGAGATGGCGCCGCTCGGCAATTTCTACTCGGCCGCCTTCCCGGCCGGCACCCGAGCCGGCGTGCCGGAGATCGCACCGCACCTTATCGGCCAGGACCCGTGCGGGCTGGCCAGCATCGGCCGACTGATGGACACGGTGTTCAAGGGCCATCCCTACATCAAATCGGCGCTCGACATGGCCTGCTGGGATCTGGCGGCGCGTGCCGCCGGCGTACCGCTGGTGACGCTGCTCGGCGGCAGGGAAAGCGACACGGCCGAACTCTACAAGGTCGTCACCCATGGCACGATCGATCAAATGGCCGCACTTGCCAAGCGCATCGTCGAGGACGGTTTCCGCCGGCTCCAGGTCAAGGTCGGCGGCAATGTCCATGACGACGTCGAGCGCGTCATGGCGGTCGCCGCCTCGGTGCCGAAAGGCACTGTCATTTTCTGCGACGCCAATGCCGGGTGGACACCATACCAGGCGCGTCAGTTCACTGACGCGACGCGGGCGATCGACTATACGTTCGAGCAGCCTTGCACGACGATCGACGAGAACATGTCGGTGCGCCGCATGCTCGACAAGCCGATGGTGCTCGACGAATCCGTCACCTCGCTGGAGGCGATGCTGGAAATCCATCGCCTCGGCGCGGCGGACGGGCTGACGCTGAAGATCTCGCGGCTCGGCGGCGTCACCAAGACCCGGCTGATCCGTGACGTCGCCGTCGATCTCGGCTTCATGATCACGGTCGAGGATACCGGCGGCGCCGAGATCGACACATCCGCCATGGCGCATCTGTCGCTGTCGACGCCGGAGGAGCGCCGGCTGCACGCGATCGCCTTCCATGAATGGGTGACGGTGCGCACCGCGTCGAACGCGCCGCCGGTCACCGGCAGCCGCATGGGTATTCCCGCCGGCCCAGGCCTTGGCATCGACGTCGTTCCAGACCTGCTCGGCAAGCCCTTCTTCGAAGTTGGACGCTGAGATGAAGATCCGCGGCATCAAGGCCACGCCGATCAATCTTCGCCTCGAAGCGCCCTATGCCTGGGTGTTCGGCGAACTCGACGGTTTTTCGCCTGTTATCGTCGAAGTCGAGACCGAGGACGGCCTTGTCGGGCTGGGCGAAGCACCGACGCCGGCAGCGGCCGCCATCATCAATGATGTTCTTGCCCAGCGGCTG is a window from the Mesorhizobium australicum WSM2073 genome containing:
- a CDS encoding mandelate racemase/muconate lactonizing enzyme family protein — its product is MQIETIKAYHVVQPFVDGPYRMSKGRVADCFDAVIVSITSDSGVTGWGEMAPLGNFYSAAFPAGTRAGVPEIAPHLIGQDPCGLASIGRLMDTVFKGHPYIKSALDMACWDLAARAAGVPLVTLLGGRESDTAELYKVVTHGTIDQMAALAKRIVEDGFRRLQVKVGGNVHDDVERVMAVAASVPKGTVIFCDANAGWTPYQARQFTDATRAIDYTFEQPCTTIDENMSVRRMLDKPMVLDESVTSLEAMLEIHRLGAADGLTLKISRLGGVTKTRLIRDVAVDLGFMITVEDTGGAEIDTSAMAHLSLSTPEERRLHAIAFHEWVTVRTASNAPPVTGSRMGIPAGPGLGIDVVPDLLGKPFFEVGR
- a CDS encoding LysR substrate-binding domain-containing protein is translated as MDRLPPLNAIKAFEVAARSGSFTLAAAELGVSSAAVSQQIRNLEAWFGKQLFVRTGNRIALTDAGHAMYPQTARALGDIAAIGQRMLEGGLRTRLVVSVPFSLAELWLAPRLAVLLDAFPHMAIDVRAEDDPIDLVRQNVDVRISYGDYHYPGLRMVRLVHDEVLPVCALEFWQRHGNGDARLTDLHESQFIHTNWGPNYASHPSWTDWFAACGSSRSPDPSHGRRVGLSSLAIASARLGLGIALGQRVMAQADLEAGRLIALSSVSVRLGHPYCAFMPPAKADRADVAALVGLLVKTAPAT
- a CDS encoding GntR family transcriptional regulator, coding for MVKTKFSPIADTTRRAEIVALLRRAILTGQLEPGQKLNELRISEQMRVSRAPLREAMRELVQEGILTSIPYAGTFVINVTAKDIDDVYSLNKVLDEFAIERTWELRDQRFFDELDRRHEAVKQATRDRDTTRQIETALQLHGLIYEWADNSVLLETWQRLTSRLQMYFALHQQARNEAVPAEDVHETYVRLLKSDDMRAAQRHAREHIDHDFEELLAYARGLEKRSSKGA
- a CDS encoding HalD/BesD family halogenase; the protein is MKDILDLDRYPLDREGSVEWNRLVGQSSAALEADGMFNLEAFLKPGVAEQAVREIKPVMDTQSHVHKRMHNIYFKPSIPELAPDHPALRKVETVSHTVCADQIPGSTVMAIYEYEPLVRFLAATMGKAKLHVMEDPLARTNVMAYRAGEALNWHFDRSEFTTTLLLQQAQRGGDLEYRTDLRSDDNPNYEGVARLLEGRDPDARILRMKPGTLNVFRGKNTAHRVTTVKGERERMIAVFSYYEKPGVMFSEEERVGFYGRAA